A single Apostichopus japonicus isolate 1M-3 chromosome 11, ASM3797524v1, whole genome shotgun sequence DNA region contains:
- the LOC139975927 gene encoding histone-lysine N-methyltransferase MECOM-like isoform X3 codes for MTLDFKQKVTAWVVSNRDQTKSWTQLVQEADTTDTWNMVVVRSGDQMFYKTDKQIMAGEEIYIKRDEHEERRSSERKMFDDERDEETTTERHREADYNSEGRDGKDNSEGRDEKDPSRAAGDDRGDEYEDREPFQCPCCPSTFTWKSELMKHQDTHLRDNELFLCDNCDKTFTDPSNLQRHLRTQHAGARSHTCPECNKTFATASGLKQHTHIHSSIKPFICEVCLKSYTQFSNLCRHKRMHADCRTQLKCSTCGQLFTTVTSLNKHRRFCHSAGHLVNKHLSPSSPTMPQPIHPPNILPYSPSLIGLPPSALYQASIAQMWSANIQQALLAQSFGKTILPNPYLIGYPPLSTTHAPLYQSLNAGGGSISTLGEGHEKLIRSFSPPDWMKELPSSDAEKDSSRPVKERDEGGEDSKEETTEGGVQEDEYEPEVKRKRMEALSPTSTSDREEAGSSPHRSDDTPVKERLSGSFPRFFQNGAPSPVGSDSNPIGSPRTSLSQDRGPSAFSPLQPSPTASIKSRDSKSPGRKPEEQPLDLTMQRTSPPLGLLSPMSPLTAGYTKDHFLHLSDLAENRTNRLLKFPYPPQLPSTFDPMYKVRLEQQQQQLAEHYSRSALTNCLPGMTPFPPPNLLSSSQAAFLKYNIQGRHQLPFTGSVIYPTSSKDMMIRGGKDRYTCKFCGKLFPRSANLTRHLRTHTGEQPYSCKYCDRSFSISSNLQRHVRNIHNKEKPFKCPLCDRCFGQQTNLDRHLKKHDNEQNGEVTTTSVKKVEQKDGIPDGDTDHTEEEEKDVKRHFKEETNVKMSPVRSPEPAQPLKIKLKIARGRSPLGSHSICSSPPAGEEVTRKETSQPEEKEGSGVATRESKDEALDDSDDDGERDLMERRAKLQAYSYMVMTEGQTRWDPAGLHKNHRSMENIHKAKAILT; via the exons aCACTGGATTTCAAGCAGAAAGTCACAGCCTGGGTGGTTTCGAACCGAGATCAAACTAAATCCTGGACGCAGTTAGTCCAAGAAGCGGATACGACTGATACATGGAATATGGTGGTTGTTCGTAGTGGTGATCAG ATGTTTTATAAAACGGACAAACAGATCATGGCCGGCGAAGAGATTTACATCAAGAGAGACGAACACGAAGAGAGACGCTCATCGGAGAGGAAGATGTTTGACGATGAAAGAGATG AAGAAACAACAACAGAGCGACATCGTGAGGCTGACTATAACTCAGAGGGGAGAGACGGGAAGGATAACTCGGAGGGGAGGGACGAGAAGGATCCCTCGAGAGCTGCTGGCGATGACAGGGGCGACGAGTACGAAGACAGAGAGCCGTTCCAATGTCCGTGTTGTCCCTCGACCTTCACTTGGAAATCTGAACTCATGAAACACCAGGATACCCACCTCAGGGACAACGAGCTGTTTCTCTGCGATAACTGCGACAAGACTTTTACCGATCCCAGCAACTTGCAACGGCACCTGCGCACCCAGCACGCGGGAGCCCGTTCTCATACCTGCCCGGAGTGTAACAAGACCTTCGCCACGGCCAGCGGGCTCAAGCAGCACACGCACATCCACAGCAGCATCAAGCCCTTCATCTGCGAAGTCTGTCTCAAGTCGTACACCCAGTTCTCCAACCTCTGTCGCCACAAGCGGATGCACGCAGACTGCAGGACTCAGTTGAAATGCTCGACCTGCGGCCAGCTGTTCACCACGGTGACTTCGCTGAACAAACACAGGAGGTTCTGCCACAGTGCAGGTCATTTAGTCAACAAGCATCTGTCACCCTCGTCTCCCACAATGCCTCAACCGATCCACCCACCGAACATCTTACCGTACAGCCCATCGTTGATCGGTCTCCCACCGTCTGCCTTGTATCAGGCCAGTATAGCTCAGATGTGGAGTGCTAACATCCAACAGGCACTTTTAGCTCAGTCGTTCGGTAAGACCATTCTACCAAATCCTTATCTGATAGGATATCCACCGTTGTCCACCACCCACGCACCGCTCTACCAATCTCTCAATGCTGGTGGTGGATCCATCTCAACTCTTGGAGAAGGGCATGAAAAGTTGATAAGGTCATTTTCTCCACCAGATTGGATGAAGGAACTACCTAGTTCAGATGCAGAGAAAGACTCTTCCCGTCCAGTGAAGGAGCGAGACGAGGGTGGCGAAGATTCCAAAGAGGAGACAACTGAGGGAGGTGTCCAGGAGGATGAATATGAACCAGAGGTCAAAAGAAAGAGGATGGAGGCATTAAGTCCCACCTCCACGTCAGACAGAGAGGAGGCTGGATCAAGTCCTCATAGGAGTGATGACACACCTGTCAAAGAACGTCTTTCAGGGTCTTTCCCTCGCTTCTTCCAGAATGGTGCACCATCACCCGTCGGGTCAGATTCTAACCCCATCGGTTCTCCCCGTACCTCTTTAAGCCAAGACAGAGGCCCATCAGCCTTCTCACCTCTGCAGCCATCGCCTACAGCTTCCATCAAAAGCAGGGATAGTAAATCCCCCGGGAGGAAACCAGAGGAACAACCACTGGACCTCACCATGCAAAGGACATCGCCACCACTTGGGTTGCTCTCACCCATGTCACCTCTCACAGCTGGGTACACCAAAGACCACTTCCTGCATCTGTCAGACCTGGCAGAGAATAGGACCAACAGACTGTTGAAGTTTCCGTATCCGCCACAGCTTCCATCGACCTTTGACCCAATGTACAAGGTCAGGTTAGAacagcagcagcaacaactGGCCGAGCACTATTCTCGTTCGGCGTTAACAAACTGTCTTCCAGGAATGACGCCATTCCCTCCACCGAATTTACTCAGTTCCTCGCAAGCGGCATTCCTCAAGTACAACATCCAAGGGCGCCACCAGCTTCCCTTCACTGGGAGCGTCATATACCCTACCTCCAGTAAGGATATGATGATCAGAGGAGGCAAGGATCGTTACACCTGCAAATTCTGTGGCAAGCTCTTTCCCAGATCGGCAAACTTGACTCGGCATCTCAGAACGCACACCGGGGAGCAGCCGTACTCGTGCAAATATTGCGATCGTTCTTTCAGTATATCCTCCAATCTCCAACGCCACGTCCGTAACATTCACAACAAGGAGAAACCCTTCAAGTGCCCGCTCTGCGATCGTTGCTTCGGGCAGCAGACCAACCTGGACCGCCACCTGAAGAAACACGACAACGAACAGAACGGGGAAGTCACGACGACCAGTGTCAAGAAAGTCGAGCAGAAAGACGGCATCCCTGACGGGGACACAGACCACACCGAAGAGGAAGAGAAGGATGTAAAGAGACACTTCAAAGAGGAGACCAACGTGAAGATGAGCCCGGTAAGATCACCAGAGCCAGCCCAACCTCTCaaaataaagctgaaaattgCAAGAGGAAGATCACCGCTAGGTTCGCACAGCATCTGTAGTAGTCCCCCGGCGGGAGAAGAGGTTACCAGAAAGGAGACATCCCAACCAGAGGAGAAAGAGGGTTCAGGAGTGGCGACCAGAGAGAGTAAAGACGAAGCCCTCGATGACAGCGACGACGACGGCGAGAGAGACCTGATGGAGAGGAGAGCAAAGTTGCAAGCTTACTCTTACATGGTCATGACAGAAGGACAGACCAGATGGGATCCTGCTGGCTTGCATAAGAATCATAGAAGCATGGAGAACATTCACAAGGCCAAAGCAATATTAACGTAG
- the LOC139975927 gene encoding histone-lysine N-methyltransferase MECOM-like isoform X4, producing the protein MVVVRSGDQMFYKTDKQIMAGEEIYIKRDEHEERRSSERKMFDDERDEETTTERHREADYNSEGRDGKDNSEGRDEKDPSRAAGDDRGDEYEDREPFQCPCCPSTFTWKSELMKHQDTHLRDNELFLCDNCDKTFTDPSNLQRHLRTQHAGARSHTCPECNKTFATASGLKQHTHIHSSIKPFICEVCLKSYTQFSNLCRHKRMHADCRTQLKCSTCGQLFTTVTSLNKHRRFCHSAGHLVNKHLSPSSPTMPQPIHPPNILPYSPSLIGLPPSALYQASIAQMWSANIQQALLAQSFGKTILPNPYLIGYPPLSTTHAPLYQSLNAGGGSISTLGEGHEKLIRSFSPPDWMKELPSSDAEKDSSRPVKERDEGGEDSKEETTEGGVQEDEYEPEVKRKRMEALSPTSTSDREEAGSSPHRSDDTPVKERLSGSFPRFFQNGAPSPVGSDSNPIGSPRTSLSQDRGPSAFSPLQPSPTASIKSRDSKSPGRKPEEQPLDLTMQRTSPPLGLLSPMSPLTAGYTKDHFLHLSDLAENRTNRLLKFPYPPQLPSTFDPMYKVRLEQQQQQLAEHYSRSALTNCLPGMTPFPPPNLLSSSQAAFLKYNIQGRHQLPFTGSVIYPTSSKDMMIRGGKDRYTCKFCGKLFPRSANLTRHLRTHTGEQPYSCKYCDRSFSISSNLQRHVRNIHNKEKPFKCPLCDRCFGQQTNLDRHLKKHDNEQNGEVTTTSVKKVEQKDGIPDGDTDHTEEEEKDVKRHFKEETNVKMSPVRSPEPAQPLKIKLKIARGRSPLGSHSICSSPPAGEEVTRKETSQPEEKEGSGVATRESKDEALDDSDDDGERDLMERRAKLQAYSYMVMTEGQTRWDPAGLHKNHRSMENIHKAKAILT; encoded by the exons ATGGTGGTTGTTCGTAGTGGTGATCAG ATGTTTTATAAAACGGACAAACAGATCATGGCCGGCGAAGAGATTTACATCAAGAGAGACGAACACGAAGAGAGACGCTCATCGGAGAGGAAGATGTTTGACGATGAAAGAGATG AAGAAACAACAACAGAGCGACATCGTGAGGCTGACTATAACTCAGAGGGGAGAGACGGGAAGGATAACTCGGAGGGGAGGGACGAGAAGGATCCCTCGAGAGCTGCTGGCGATGACAGGGGCGACGAGTACGAAGACAGAGAGCCGTTCCAATGTCCGTGTTGTCCCTCGACCTTCACTTGGAAATCTGAACTCATGAAACACCAGGATACCCACCTCAGGGACAACGAGCTGTTTCTCTGCGATAACTGCGACAAGACTTTTACCGATCCCAGCAACTTGCAACGGCACCTGCGCACCCAGCACGCGGGAGCCCGTTCTCATACCTGCCCGGAGTGTAACAAGACCTTCGCCACGGCCAGCGGGCTCAAGCAGCACACGCACATCCACAGCAGCATCAAGCCCTTCATCTGCGAAGTCTGTCTCAAGTCGTACACCCAGTTCTCCAACCTCTGTCGCCACAAGCGGATGCACGCAGACTGCAGGACTCAGTTGAAATGCTCGACCTGCGGCCAGCTGTTCACCACGGTGACTTCGCTGAACAAACACAGGAGGTTCTGCCACAGTGCAGGTCATTTAGTCAACAAGCATCTGTCACCCTCGTCTCCCACAATGCCTCAACCGATCCACCCACCGAACATCTTACCGTACAGCCCATCGTTGATCGGTCTCCCACCGTCTGCCTTGTATCAGGCCAGTATAGCTCAGATGTGGAGTGCTAACATCCAACAGGCACTTTTAGCTCAGTCGTTCGGTAAGACCATTCTACCAAATCCTTATCTGATAGGATATCCACCGTTGTCCACCACCCACGCACCGCTCTACCAATCTCTCAATGCTGGTGGTGGATCCATCTCAACTCTTGGAGAAGGGCATGAAAAGTTGATAAGGTCATTTTCTCCACCAGATTGGATGAAGGAACTACCTAGTTCAGATGCAGAGAAAGACTCTTCCCGTCCAGTGAAGGAGCGAGACGAGGGTGGCGAAGATTCCAAAGAGGAGACAACTGAGGGAGGTGTCCAGGAGGATGAATATGAACCAGAGGTCAAAAGAAAGAGGATGGAGGCATTAAGTCCCACCTCCACGTCAGACAGAGAGGAGGCTGGATCAAGTCCTCATAGGAGTGATGACACACCTGTCAAAGAACGTCTTTCAGGGTCTTTCCCTCGCTTCTTCCAGAATGGTGCACCATCACCCGTCGGGTCAGATTCTAACCCCATCGGTTCTCCCCGTACCTCTTTAAGCCAAGACAGAGGCCCATCAGCCTTCTCACCTCTGCAGCCATCGCCTACAGCTTCCATCAAAAGCAGGGATAGTAAATCCCCCGGGAGGAAACCAGAGGAACAACCACTGGACCTCACCATGCAAAGGACATCGCCACCACTTGGGTTGCTCTCACCCATGTCACCTCTCACAGCTGGGTACACCAAAGACCACTTCCTGCATCTGTCAGACCTGGCAGAGAATAGGACCAACAGACTGTTGAAGTTTCCGTATCCGCCACAGCTTCCATCGACCTTTGACCCAATGTACAAGGTCAGGTTAGAacagcagcagcaacaactGGCCGAGCACTATTCTCGTTCGGCGTTAACAAACTGTCTTCCAGGAATGACGCCATTCCCTCCACCGAATTTACTCAGTTCCTCGCAAGCGGCATTCCTCAAGTACAACATCCAAGGGCGCCACCAGCTTCCCTTCACTGGGAGCGTCATATACCCTACCTCCAGTAAGGATATGATGATCAGAGGAGGCAAGGATCGTTACACCTGCAAATTCTGTGGCAAGCTCTTTCCCAGATCGGCAAACTTGACTCGGCATCTCAGAACGCACACCGGGGAGCAGCCGTACTCGTGCAAATATTGCGATCGTTCTTTCAGTATATCCTCCAATCTCCAACGCCACGTCCGTAACATTCACAACAAGGAGAAACCCTTCAAGTGCCCGCTCTGCGATCGTTGCTTCGGGCAGCAGACCAACCTGGACCGCCACCTGAAGAAACACGACAACGAACAGAACGGGGAAGTCACGACGACCAGTGTCAAGAAAGTCGAGCAGAAAGACGGCATCCCTGACGGGGACACAGACCACACCGAAGAGGAAGAGAAGGATGTAAAGAGACACTTCAAAGAGGAGACCAACGTGAAGATGAGCCCGGTAAGATCACCAGAGCCAGCCCAACCTCTCaaaataaagctgaaaattgCAAGAGGAAGATCACCGCTAGGTTCGCACAGCATCTGTAGTAGTCCCCCGGCGGGAGAAGAGGTTACCAGAAAGGAGACATCCCAACCAGAGGAGAAAGAGGGTTCAGGAGTGGCGACCAGAGAGAGTAAAGACGAAGCCCTCGATGACAGCGACGACGACGGCGAGAGAGACCTGATGGAGAGGAGAGCAAAGTTGCAAGCTTACTCTTACATGGTCATGACAGAAGGACAGACCAGATGGGATCCTGCTGGCTTGCATAAGAATCATAGAAGCATGGAGAACATTCACAAGGCCAAAGCAATATTAACGTAG
- the LOC139975927 gene encoding histone-lysine N-methyltransferase MECOM-like isoform X2, translating to MCSYTLPPSDLATSSPSNPLSRHSLISLLTLDFKQKVTAWVVSNRDQTKSWTQLVQEADTTDTWNMVVVRSGDQMFYKTDKQIMAGEEIYIKRDEHEERRSSERKMFDDERDEETTTERHREADYNSEGRDGKDNSEGRDEKDPSRAAGDDRGDEYEDREPFQCPCCPSTFTWKSELMKHQDTHLRDNELFLCDNCDKTFTDPSNLQRHLRTQHAGARSHTCPECNKTFATASGLKQHTHIHSSIKPFICEVCLKSYTQFSNLCRHKRMHADCRTQLKCSTCGQLFTTVTSLNKHRRFCHSAGHLVNKHLSPSSPTMPQPIHPPNILPYSPSLIGLPPSALYQASIAQMWSANIQQALLAQSFGKTILPNPYLIGYPPLSTTHAPLYQSLNAGGGSISTLGEGHEKLIRSFSPPDWMKELPSSDAEKDSSRPVKERDEGGEDSKEETTEGGVQEDEYEPEVKRKRMEALSPTSTSDREEAGSSPHRSDDTPVKERLSGSFPRFFQNGAPSPVGSDSNPIGSPRTSLSQDRGPSAFSPLQPSPTASIKSRDSKSPGRKPEEQPLDLTMQRTSPPLGLLSPMSPLTAGYTKDHFLHLSDLAENRTNRLLKFPYPPQLPSTFDPMYKVRLEQQQQQLAEHYSRSALTNCLPGMTPFPPPNLLSSSQAAFLKYNIQGRHQLPFTGSVIYPTSSKDMMIRGGKDRYTCKFCGKLFPRSANLTRHLRTHTGEQPYSCKYCDRSFSISSNLQRHVRNIHNKEKPFKCPLCDRCFGQQTNLDRHLKKHDNEQNGEVTTTSVKKVEQKDGIPDGDTDHTEEEEKDVKRHFKEETNVKMSPVRSPEPAQPLKIKLKIARGRSPLGSHSICSSPPAGEEVTRKETSQPEEKEGSGVATRESKDEALDDSDDDGERDLMERRAKLQAYSYMVMTEGQTRWDPAGLHKNHRSMENIHKAKAILT from the exons aCACTGGATTTCAAGCAGAAAGTCACAGCCTGGGTGGTTTCGAACCGAGATCAAACTAAATCCTGGACGCAGTTAGTCCAAGAAGCGGATACGACTGATACATGGAATATGGTGGTTGTTCGTAGTGGTGATCAG ATGTTTTATAAAACGGACAAACAGATCATGGCCGGCGAAGAGATTTACATCAAGAGAGACGAACACGAAGAGAGACGCTCATCGGAGAGGAAGATGTTTGACGATGAAAGAGATG AAGAAACAACAACAGAGCGACATCGTGAGGCTGACTATAACTCAGAGGGGAGAGACGGGAAGGATAACTCGGAGGGGAGGGACGAGAAGGATCCCTCGAGAGCTGCTGGCGATGACAGGGGCGACGAGTACGAAGACAGAGAGCCGTTCCAATGTCCGTGTTGTCCCTCGACCTTCACTTGGAAATCTGAACTCATGAAACACCAGGATACCCACCTCAGGGACAACGAGCTGTTTCTCTGCGATAACTGCGACAAGACTTTTACCGATCCCAGCAACTTGCAACGGCACCTGCGCACCCAGCACGCGGGAGCCCGTTCTCATACCTGCCCGGAGTGTAACAAGACCTTCGCCACGGCCAGCGGGCTCAAGCAGCACACGCACATCCACAGCAGCATCAAGCCCTTCATCTGCGAAGTCTGTCTCAAGTCGTACACCCAGTTCTCCAACCTCTGTCGCCACAAGCGGATGCACGCAGACTGCAGGACTCAGTTGAAATGCTCGACCTGCGGCCAGCTGTTCACCACGGTGACTTCGCTGAACAAACACAGGAGGTTCTGCCACAGTGCAGGTCATTTAGTCAACAAGCATCTGTCACCCTCGTCTCCCACAATGCCTCAACCGATCCACCCACCGAACATCTTACCGTACAGCCCATCGTTGATCGGTCTCCCACCGTCTGCCTTGTATCAGGCCAGTATAGCTCAGATGTGGAGTGCTAACATCCAACAGGCACTTTTAGCTCAGTCGTTCGGTAAGACCATTCTACCAAATCCTTATCTGATAGGATATCCACCGTTGTCCACCACCCACGCACCGCTCTACCAATCTCTCAATGCTGGTGGTGGATCCATCTCAACTCTTGGAGAAGGGCATGAAAAGTTGATAAGGTCATTTTCTCCACCAGATTGGATGAAGGAACTACCTAGTTCAGATGCAGAGAAAGACTCTTCCCGTCCAGTGAAGGAGCGAGACGAGGGTGGCGAAGATTCCAAAGAGGAGACAACTGAGGGAGGTGTCCAGGAGGATGAATATGAACCAGAGGTCAAAAGAAAGAGGATGGAGGCATTAAGTCCCACCTCCACGTCAGACAGAGAGGAGGCTGGATCAAGTCCTCATAGGAGTGATGACACACCTGTCAAAGAACGTCTTTCAGGGTCTTTCCCTCGCTTCTTCCAGAATGGTGCACCATCACCCGTCGGGTCAGATTCTAACCCCATCGGTTCTCCCCGTACCTCTTTAAGCCAAGACAGAGGCCCATCAGCCTTCTCACCTCTGCAGCCATCGCCTACAGCTTCCATCAAAAGCAGGGATAGTAAATCCCCCGGGAGGAAACCAGAGGAACAACCACTGGACCTCACCATGCAAAGGACATCGCCACCACTTGGGTTGCTCTCACCCATGTCACCTCTCACAGCTGGGTACACCAAAGACCACTTCCTGCATCTGTCAGACCTGGCAGAGAATAGGACCAACAGACTGTTGAAGTTTCCGTATCCGCCACAGCTTCCATCGACCTTTGACCCAATGTACAAGGTCAGGTTAGAacagcagcagcaacaactGGCCGAGCACTATTCTCGTTCGGCGTTAACAAACTGTCTTCCAGGAATGACGCCATTCCCTCCACCGAATTTACTCAGTTCCTCGCAAGCGGCATTCCTCAAGTACAACATCCAAGGGCGCCACCAGCTTCCCTTCACTGGGAGCGTCATATACCCTACCTCCAGTAAGGATATGATGATCAGAGGAGGCAAGGATCGTTACACCTGCAAATTCTGTGGCAAGCTCTTTCCCAGATCGGCAAACTTGACTCGGCATCTCAGAACGCACACCGGGGAGCAGCCGTACTCGTGCAAATATTGCGATCGTTCTTTCAGTATATCCTCCAATCTCCAACGCCACGTCCGTAACATTCACAACAAGGAGAAACCCTTCAAGTGCCCGCTCTGCGATCGTTGCTTCGGGCAGCAGACCAACCTGGACCGCCACCTGAAGAAACACGACAACGAACAGAACGGGGAAGTCACGACGACCAGTGTCAAGAAAGTCGAGCAGAAAGACGGCATCCCTGACGGGGACACAGACCACACCGAAGAGGAAGAGAAGGATGTAAAGAGACACTTCAAAGAGGAGACCAACGTGAAGATGAGCCCGGTAAGATCACCAGAGCCAGCCCAACCTCTCaaaataaagctgaaaattgCAAGAGGAAGATCACCGCTAGGTTCGCACAGCATCTGTAGTAGTCCCCCGGCGGGAGAAGAGGTTACCAGAAAGGAGACATCCCAACCAGAGGAGAAAGAGGGTTCAGGAGTGGCGACCAGAGAGAGTAAAGACGAAGCCCTCGATGACAGCGACGACGACGGCGAGAGAGACCTGATGGAGAGGAGAGCAAAGTTGCAAGCTTACTCTTACATGGTCATGACAGAAGGACAGACCAGATGGGATCCTGCTGGCTTGCATAAGAATCATAGAAGCATGGAGAACATTCACAAGGCCAAAGCAATATTAACGTAG